The proteins below come from a single Oncorhynchus keta strain PuntledgeMale-10-30-2019 chromosome 1, Oket_V2, whole genome shotgun sequence genomic window:
- the LOC118400102 gene encoding adapter SH3BGRL-like isoform X33, whose amino-acid sequence MVIKVFLASSSGSTAIKKKQQDVLGFLEALKVDYAPLDIACNEDNRMWMRENVPVEKKPTNGIPLPPQIFNEESYCGDYETFFDAKEDNAVYAFLGLPPPPGSKEAKEAYLLENGPVENGTIVNGTDDAEDEENLEAEEENIDDDTLKAPVKEEEAQEEAEDEEAKEEEEEEVTEEAEQEEEDE is encoded by the exons ATGGTTATAAAAGTATTTCTAGCTTCTTCATCAGGATCGACAGCG ATCAAAAAGAAGCAACAGGATGTGCTTGGGTTCCTGGAGGCCCTGAAAGTGGACTACGCTCCATTGGACATTGCCTGCAATGAGGACAACCGCATGTGGATGAGGGAAAATGTCCCTGTGGAGAAAAAGCCCACCAACGGGATCCCTCTACCCCCTCAGATATTCAACGAAGAGAGCTACTGTGGG GACTACGAGACATTCTTTGACGCCAAAGAAGACAATGCGGTATATGCCTTCCTGGGTCTGCCACCTCCTCCAGGTTCCAAG GAAGCGAAAGAGGCATATCTCCTTGAAAATGGGCCTGTTGAGAATGGAACCATTGTAAATGGAACTGATGATGCTGAGGATGAAGAGAACCTTGAAGCTGAGGAGGAGAACATTGATGATGACACACTA AAGGCCCCCGTGAAGGAGGAAGAAGCCCAG GAGGAAGCAGAGGATGAAGAGGCTAAG gaggaagaagaagaagaagtgacaGAGGAAGCAGAG caggaagaagaggatgagtaG
- the LOC118400102 gene encoding adapter SH3BGRL-like isoform X49, whose product MVIKVFLASSSGSTAIKKKQQDVLGFLEALKVDYAPLDIACNEDNRMWMRENVPVEKKPTNGIPLPPQIFNEESYCGDYETFFDAKEDNAVYAFLGLPPPPGSKKAPVKEEEAQEEAEDEEAKQEEEDE is encoded by the exons ATGGTTATAAAAGTATTTCTAGCTTCTTCATCAGGATCGACAGCG ATCAAAAAGAAGCAACAGGATGTGCTTGGGTTCCTGGAGGCCCTGAAAGTGGACTACGCTCCATTGGACATTGCCTGCAATGAGGACAACCGCATGTGGATGAGGGAAAATGTCCCTGTGGAGAAAAAGCCCACCAACGGGATCCCTCTACCCCCTCAGATATTCAACGAAGAGAGCTACTGTGGG GACTACGAGACATTCTTTGACGCCAAAGAAGACAATGCGGTATATGCCTTCCTGGGTCTGCCACCTCCTCCAGGTTCCAAG AAGGCCCCCGTGAAGGAGGAAGAAGCCCAG GAGGAAGCAGAGGATGAAGAGGCTAAG caggaagaagaggatgagtaG
- the LOC118400102 gene encoding SH3 domain-binding glutamic acid-rich protein-like isoform X16 produces MVIKVFLASSSGSTAIKKKQQDVLGFLEALKVDYAPLDIACNEDNRMWMRENVPVEKKPTNGIPLPPQIFNEESYCGDYETFFDAKEDNAVYAFLGLPPPPGSKEAKEAYLLENGPVENGTIVNGTDDAEDEENLEAEEENIDDDTLKIEVPMEECNGDEHTEEVEAEVGGETGEEAAEEKVAEEKEAVEDTEESLENTKAPVKEEEAQEEAEDEEAKEEEEEEVTEEAEQEEEDE; encoded by the exons ATGGTTATAAAAGTATTTCTAGCTTCTTCATCAGGATCGACAGCG ATCAAAAAGAAGCAACAGGATGTGCTTGGGTTCCTGGAGGCCCTGAAAGTGGACTACGCTCCATTGGACATTGCCTGCAATGAGGACAACCGCATGTGGATGAGGGAAAATGTCCCTGTGGAGAAAAAGCCCACCAACGGGATCCCTCTACCCCCTCAGATATTCAACGAAGAGAGCTACTGTGGG GACTACGAGACATTCTTTGACGCCAAAGAAGACAATGCGGTATATGCCTTCCTGGGTCTGCCACCTCCTCCAGGTTCCAAG GAAGCGAAAGAGGCATATCTCCTTGAAAATGGGCCTGTTGAGAATGGAACCATTGTAAATGGAACTGATGATGCTGAGGATGAAGAGAACCTTGAAGCTGAGGAGGAGAACATTGATGATGACACACTA AAAATAGAGGTTCCGATGGAGGAGTGCAATGGAGATGAACACACAGAGGAGGTGGAAGCAGAGgtgggaggagaaacaggagaggaagCAGCAGAAGAGAAGGTGGCAGAGGAGAAGGAGGCAGTCGAAGACACAGAGGAATCCTTAGAGAACACT AAGGCCCCCGTGAAGGAGGAAGAAGCCCAG GAGGAAGCAGAGGATGAAGAGGCTAAG gaggaagaagaagaagaagtgacaGAGGAAGCAGAG caggaagaagaggatgagtaG
- the LOC118400102 gene encoding SH3 domain-binding glutamic acid-rich protein-like isoform X13, whose protein sequence is MVIKVFLASSSGSTAIKKKQQDVLGFLEALKVDYAPLDIACNEDNRMWMRENVPVEKKPTNGIPLPPQIFNEESYCGDYETFFDAKEDNAVYAFLGLPPPPGSKEAKEAYLLENGPVENGTIVNGTDDAEDEENLEAEEENIDDDTLKIEVPMEECNGDEHTEEVEAEVGGETGEEAAEEKVAEEKEAVEDTEESLENTKAPVKEEEAQEEAEDEEAKGEDDQPVSEEEEEEEVTEEAEEEEDE, encoded by the exons ATGGTTATAAAAGTATTTCTAGCTTCTTCATCAGGATCGACAGCG ATCAAAAAGAAGCAACAGGATGTGCTTGGGTTCCTGGAGGCCCTGAAAGTGGACTACGCTCCATTGGACATTGCCTGCAATGAGGACAACCGCATGTGGATGAGGGAAAATGTCCCTGTGGAGAAAAAGCCCACCAACGGGATCCCTCTACCCCCTCAGATATTCAACGAAGAGAGCTACTGTGGG GACTACGAGACATTCTTTGACGCCAAAGAAGACAATGCGGTATATGCCTTCCTGGGTCTGCCACCTCCTCCAGGTTCCAAG GAAGCGAAAGAGGCATATCTCCTTGAAAATGGGCCTGTTGAGAATGGAACCATTGTAAATGGAACTGATGATGCTGAGGATGAAGAGAACCTTGAAGCTGAGGAGGAGAACATTGATGATGACACACTA AAAATAGAGGTTCCGATGGAGGAGTGCAATGGAGATGAACACACAGAGGAGGTGGAAGCAGAGgtgggaggagaaacaggagaggaagCAGCAGAAGAGAAGGTGGCAGAGGAGAAGGAGGCAGTCGAAGACACAGAGGAATCCTTAGAGAACACT AAGGCCCCCGTGAAGGAGGAAGAAGCCCAG GAGGAAGCAGAGGATGAAGAGGCTAAG GGAGAAGATGATCAGCCGGTTTCTGAG gaggaagaagaagaagaagtgacaGAGGAAGCAGAG gaagaagaggatgagtaG
- the LOC118400102 gene encoding adapter SH3BGRL-like isoform X38, whose product MVIKVFLASSSGSTAIKKKQQDVLGFLEALKVDYAPLDIACNEDNRMWMRENVPVEKKPTNGIPLPPQIFNEESYCGDYETFFDAKEDNAVYAFLGLPPPPGSKEAKEAYLLENGPVENGTIVNGTDDAEDEENLEAEEENIDDDTLKAPVKEEEAQEEAEDEEAKEEEDE is encoded by the exons ATGGTTATAAAAGTATTTCTAGCTTCTTCATCAGGATCGACAGCG ATCAAAAAGAAGCAACAGGATGTGCTTGGGTTCCTGGAGGCCCTGAAAGTGGACTACGCTCCATTGGACATTGCCTGCAATGAGGACAACCGCATGTGGATGAGGGAAAATGTCCCTGTGGAGAAAAAGCCCACCAACGGGATCCCTCTACCCCCTCAGATATTCAACGAAGAGAGCTACTGTGGG GACTACGAGACATTCTTTGACGCCAAAGAAGACAATGCGGTATATGCCTTCCTGGGTCTGCCACCTCCTCCAGGTTCCAAG GAAGCGAAAGAGGCATATCTCCTTGAAAATGGGCCTGTTGAGAATGGAACCATTGTAAATGGAACTGATGATGCTGAGGATGAAGAGAACCTTGAAGCTGAGGAGGAGAACATTGATGATGACACACTA AAGGCCCCCGTGAAGGAGGAAGAAGCCCAG GAGGAAGCAGAGGATGAAGAGGCTAAG gaagaagaggatgagtaG
- the LOC118400102 gene encoding adapter SH3BGRL-like isoform X35, which translates to MVIKVFLASSSGSTAIKKKQQDVLGFLEALKVDYAPLDIACNEDNRMWMRENVPVEKKPTNGIPLPPQIFNEESYCGDYETFFDAKEDNAVYAFLGLPPPPGSKEAKEAYLLENGPVENGTIVNGTDDAEDEENLEAEEENIDDDTLKAPVKEEEAQEEAEDEEAKGEDDQPVSEQEEEDE; encoded by the exons ATGGTTATAAAAGTATTTCTAGCTTCTTCATCAGGATCGACAGCG ATCAAAAAGAAGCAACAGGATGTGCTTGGGTTCCTGGAGGCCCTGAAAGTGGACTACGCTCCATTGGACATTGCCTGCAATGAGGACAACCGCATGTGGATGAGGGAAAATGTCCCTGTGGAGAAAAAGCCCACCAACGGGATCCCTCTACCCCCTCAGATATTCAACGAAGAGAGCTACTGTGGG GACTACGAGACATTCTTTGACGCCAAAGAAGACAATGCGGTATATGCCTTCCTGGGTCTGCCACCTCCTCCAGGTTCCAAG GAAGCGAAAGAGGCATATCTCCTTGAAAATGGGCCTGTTGAGAATGGAACCATTGTAAATGGAACTGATGATGCTGAGGATGAAGAGAACCTTGAAGCTGAGGAGGAGAACATTGATGATGACACACTA AAGGCCCCCGTGAAGGAGGAAGAAGCCCAG GAGGAAGCAGAGGATGAAGAGGCTAAG GGAGAAGATGATCAGCCGGTTTCTGAG caggaagaagaggatgagtaG
- the LOC118400102 gene encoding adapter SH3BGRL-like isoform X42 gives MVIKVFLASSSGSTAIKKKQQDVLGFLEALKVDYAPLDIACNEDNRMWMRENVPVEKKPTNGIPLPPQIFNEESYCGDYETFFDAKEDNAVYAFLGLPPPPGSKKAPVKEEEAQEEAEDEEAKGEDDQPVSEEEEEEEVTEEAEQEEEDE, from the exons ATGGTTATAAAAGTATTTCTAGCTTCTTCATCAGGATCGACAGCG ATCAAAAAGAAGCAACAGGATGTGCTTGGGTTCCTGGAGGCCCTGAAAGTGGACTACGCTCCATTGGACATTGCCTGCAATGAGGACAACCGCATGTGGATGAGGGAAAATGTCCCTGTGGAGAAAAAGCCCACCAACGGGATCCCTCTACCCCCTCAGATATTCAACGAAGAGAGCTACTGTGGG GACTACGAGACATTCTTTGACGCCAAAGAAGACAATGCGGTATATGCCTTCCTGGGTCTGCCACCTCCTCCAGGTTCCAAG AAGGCCCCCGTGAAGGAGGAAGAAGCCCAG GAGGAAGCAGAGGATGAAGAGGCTAAG GGAGAAGATGATCAGCCGGTTTCTGAG gaggaagaagaagaagaagtgacaGAGGAAGCAGAG caggaagaagaggatgagtaG
- the LOC118400102 gene encoding adapter SH3BGRL-like isoform X36, whose protein sequence is MVIKVFLASSSGSTAIKKKQQDVLGFLEALKVDYAPLDIACNEDNRMWMRENVPVEKKPTNGIPLPPQIFNEESYCGDYETFFDAKEDNAVYAFLGLPPPPGSKEAKEAYLLENGPVENGTIVNGTDDAEDEENLEAEEENIDDDTLKAPVKEEEAQEEAEDEEAKGEDDQPVSEEEEDE, encoded by the exons ATGGTTATAAAAGTATTTCTAGCTTCTTCATCAGGATCGACAGCG ATCAAAAAGAAGCAACAGGATGTGCTTGGGTTCCTGGAGGCCCTGAAAGTGGACTACGCTCCATTGGACATTGCCTGCAATGAGGACAACCGCATGTGGATGAGGGAAAATGTCCCTGTGGAGAAAAAGCCCACCAACGGGATCCCTCTACCCCCTCAGATATTCAACGAAGAGAGCTACTGTGGG GACTACGAGACATTCTTTGACGCCAAAGAAGACAATGCGGTATATGCCTTCCTGGGTCTGCCACCTCCTCCAGGTTCCAAG GAAGCGAAAGAGGCATATCTCCTTGAAAATGGGCCTGTTGAGAATGGAACCATTGTAAATGGAACTGATGATGCTGAGGATGAAGAGAACCTTGAAGCTGAGGAGGAGAACATTGATGATGACACACTA AAGGCCCCCGTGAAGGAGGAAGAAGCCCAG GAGGAAGCAGAGGATGAAGAGGCTAAG GGAGAAGATGATCAGCCGGTTTCTGAG gaagaagaggatgagtaG
- the LOC118400102 gene encoding SH3 domain-binding glutamic acid-rich protein-like isoform X19 has protein sequence MVIKVFLASSSGSTAIKKKQQDVLGFLEALKVDYAPLDIACNEDNRMWMRENVPVEKKPTNGIPLPPQIFNEESYCGDYETFFDAKEDNAVYAFLGLPPPPGSKEAKEAYLLENGPVENGTIVNGTDDAEDEENLEAEEENIDDDTLKIEVPMEECNGDEHTEEVEAEVGGETGEEAAEEKVAEEKEAVEDTEESLENTAPVKEEEAQEEAEDEEAKEEEEEEVTEEAEEEEDE, from the exons ATGGTTATAAAAGTATTTCTAGCTTCTTCATCAGGATCGACAGCG ATCAAAAAGAAGCAACAGGATGTGCTTGGGTTCCTGGAGGCCCTGAAAGTGGACTACGCTCCATTGGACATTGCCTGCAATGAGGACAACCGCATGTGGATGAGGGAAAATGTCCCTGTGGAGAAAAAGCCCACCAACGGGATCCCTCTACCCCCTCAGATATTCAACGAAGAGAGCTACTGTGGG GACTACGAGACATTCTTTGACGCCAAAGAAGACAATGCGGTATATGCCTTCCTGGGTCTGCCACCTCCTCCAGGTTCCAAG GAAGCGAAAGAGGCATATCTCCTTGAAAATGGGCCTGTTGAGAATGGAACCATTGTAAATGGAACTGATGATGCTGAGGATGAAGAGAACCTTGAAGCTGAGGAGGAGAACATTGATGATGACACACTA AAAATAGAGGTTCCGATGGAGGAGTGCAATGGAGATGAACACACAGAGGAGGTGGAAGCAGAGgtgggaggagaaacaggagaggaagCAGCAGAAGAGAAGGTGGCAGAGGAGAAGGAGGCAGTCGAAGACACAGAGGAATCCTTAGAGAACACT GCCCCCGTGAAGGAGGAAGAAGCCCAG GAGGAAGCAGAGGATGAAGAGGCTAAG gaggaagaagaagaagaagtgacaGAGGAAGCAGAG gaagaagaggatgagtaG
- the LOC118400102 gene encoding SH3 domain-binding glutamic acid-rich protein-like isoform X22, translated as MVIKVFLASSSGSTAIKKKQQDVLGFLEALKVDYAPLDIACNEDNRMWMRENVPVEKKPTNGIPLPPQIFNEESYCGDYETFFDAKEDNAVYAFLGLPPPPGSKEAKEAYLLENGPVENGTIVNGTDDAEDEENLEAEEENIDDDTLKIEVPMEECNGDEHTEEVEAEVGGETGEEAAEEKVAEEKEAVEDTEESLENTAPVKEEEAQEEAEDEEAKGEDDQPVSEQEEEDE; from the exons ATGGTTATAAAAGTATTTCTAGCTTCTTCATCAGGATCGACAGCG ATCAAAAAGAAGCAACAGGATGTGCTTGGGTTCCTGGAGGCCCTGAAAGTGGACTACGCTCCATTGGACATTGCCTGCAATGAGGACAACCGCATGTGGATGAGGGAAAATGTCCCTGTGGAGAAAAAGCCCACCAACGGGATCCCTCTACCCCCTCAGATATTCAACGAAGAGAGCTACTGTGGG GACTACGAGACATTCTTTGACGCCAAAGAAGACAATGCGGTATATGCCTTCCTGGGTCTGCCACCTCCTCCAGGTTCCAAG GAAGCGAAAGAGGCATATCTCCTTGAAAATGGGCCTGTTGAGAATGGAACCATTGTAAATGGAACTGATGATGCTGAGGATGAAGAGAACCTTGAAGCTGAGGAGGAGAACATTGATGATGACACACTA AAAATAGAGGTTCCGATGGAGGAGTGCAATGGAGATGAACACACAGAGGAGGTGGAAGCAGAGgtgggaggagaaacaggagaggaagCAGCAGAAGAGAAGGTGGCAGAGGAGAAGGAGGCAGTCGAAGACACAGAGGAATCCTTAGAGAACACT GCCCCCGTGAAGGAGGAAGAAGCCCAG GAGGAAGCAGAGGATGAAGAGGCTAAG GGAGAAGATGATCAGCCGGTTTCTGAG caggaagaagaggatgagtaG
- the LOC118400102 gene encoding adapter SH3BGRL-like isoform X50, whose protein sequence is MVIKVFLASSSGSTAIKKKQQDVLGFLEALKVDYAPLDIACNEDNRMWMRENVPVEKKPTNGIPLPPQIFNEESYCGDYETFFDAKEDNAVYAFLGLPPPPGSKKAPVKEEEAQEEAEDEEAKEEEDE, encoded by the exons ATGGTTATAAAAGTATTTCTAGCTTCTTCATCAGGATCGACAGCG ATCAAAAAGAAGCAACAGGATGTGCTTGGGTTCCTGGAGGCCCTGAAAGTGGACTACGCTCCATTGGACATTGCCTGCAATGAGGACAACCGCATGTGGATGAGGGAAAATGTCCCTGTGGAGAAAAAGCCCACCAACGGGATCCCTCTACCCCCTCAGATATTCAACGAAGAGAGCTACTGTGGG GACTACGAGACATTCTTTGACGCCAAAGAAGACAATGCGGTATATGCCTTCCTGGGTCTGCCACCTCCTCCAGGTTCCAAG AAGGCCCCCGTGAAGGAGGAAGAAGCCCAG GAGGAAGCAGAGGATGAAGAGGCTAAG gaagaagaggatgagtaG
- the LOC118400102 gene encoding SH3 domain-binding glutamic acid-rich protein-like isoform X18, producing the protein MVIKVFLASSSGSTAIKKKQQDVLGFLEALKVDYAPLDIACNEDNRMWMRENVPVEKKPTNGIPLPPQIFNEESYCGDYETFFDAKEDNAVYAFLGLPPPPGSKEAKEAYLLENGPVENGTIVNGTDDAEDEENLEAEEENIDDDTLKIEVPMEECNGDEHTEEVEAEVGGETGEEAAEEKVAEEKEAVEDTEESLENTKAPVKEEEAQEEAEDEEAKEEEEEEVTEEAEEEEDE; encoded by the exons ATGGTTATAAAAGTATTTCTAGCTTCTTCATCAGGATCGACAGCG ATCAAAAAGAAGCAACAGGATGTGCTTGGGTTCCTGGAGGCCCTGAAAGTGGACTACGCTCCATTGGACATTGCCTGCAATGAGGACAACCGCATGTGGATGAGGGAAAATGTCCCTGTGGAGAAAAAGCCCACCAACGGGATCCCTCTACCCCCTCAGATATTCAACGAAGAGAGCTACTGTGGG GACTACGAGACATTCTTTGACGCCAAAGAAGACAATGCGGTATATGCCTTCCTGGGTCTGCCACCTCCTCCAGGTTCCAAG GAAGCGAAAGAGGCATATCTCCTTGAAAATGGGCCTGTTGAGAATGGAACCATTGTAAATGGAACTGATGATGCTGAGGATGAAGAGAACCTTGAAGCTGAGGAGGAGAACATTGATGATGACACACTA AAAATAGAGGTTCCGATGGAGGAGTGCAATGGAGATGAACACACAGAGGAGGTGGAAGCAGAGgtgggaggagaaacaggagaggaagCAGCAGAAGAGAAGGTGGCAGAGGAGAAGGAGGCAGTCGAAGACACAGAGGAATCCTTAGAGAACACT AAGGCCCCCGTGAAGGAGGAAGAAGCCCAG GAGGAAGCAGAGGATGAAGAGGCTAAG gaggaagaagaagaagaagtgacaGAGGAAGCAGAG gaagaagaggatgagtaG
- the LOC118400102 gene encoding adapter SH3BGRL-like isoform X48 has product MVIKVFLASSSGSTAIKKKQQDVLGFLEALKVDYAPLDIACNEDNRMWMRENVPVEKKPTNGIPLPPQIFNEESYCGDYETFFDAKEDNAVYAFLGLPPPPGSKKAPVKEEEAQEEAEDEEAKGEDDQPVSEEEEDE; this is encoded by the exons ATGGTTATAAAAGTATTTCTAGCTTCTTCATCAGGATCGACAGCG ATCAAAAAGAAGCAACAGGATGTGCTTGGGTTCCTGGAGGCCCTGAAAGTGGACTACGCTCCATTGGACATTGCCTGCAATGAGGACAACCGCATGTGGATGAGGGAAAATGTCCCTGTGGAGAAAAAGCCCACCAACGGGATCCCTCTACCCCCTCAGATATTCAACGAAGAGAGCTACTGTGGG GACTACGAGACATTCTTTGACGCCAAAGAAGACAATGCGGTATATGCCTTCCTGGGTCTGCCACCTCCTCCAGGTTCCAAG AAGGCCCCCGTGAAGGAGGAAGAAGCCCAG GAGGAAGCAGAGGATGAAGAGGCTAAG GGAGAAGATGATCAGCCGGTTTCTGAG gaagaagaggatgagtaG
- the LOC118400102 gene encoding SH3 domain-binding glutamic acid-rich protein-like isoform X23 yields MVIKVFLASSSGSTAIKKKQQDVLGFLEALKVDYAPLDIACNEDNRMWMRENVPVEKKPTNGIPLPPQIFNEESYCGDYETFFDAKEDNAVYAFLGLPPPPGSKEAKEAYLLENGPVENGTIVNGTDDAEDEENLEAEEENIDDDTLKIEVPMEECNGDEHTEEVEAEVGGETGEEAAEEKVAEEKEAVEDTEESLENTAPVKEEEAQEEAEDEEAKGEDDQPVSEEEEDE; encoded by the exons ATGGTTATAAAAGTATTTCTAGCTTCTTCATCAGGATCGACAGCG ATCAAAAAGAAGCAACAGGATGTGCTTGGGTTCCTGGAGGCCCTGAAAGTGGACTACGCTCCATTGGACATTGCCTGCAATGAGGACAACCGCATGTGGATGAGGGAAAATGTCCCTGTGGAGAAAAAGCCCACCAACGGGATCCCTCTACCCCCTCAGATATTCAACGAAGAGAGCTACTGTGGG GACTACGAGACATTCTTTGACGCCAAAGAAGACAATGCGGTATATGCCTTCCTGGGTCTGCCACCTCCTCCAGGTTCCAAG GAAGCGAAAGAGGCATATCTCCTTGAAAATGGGCCTGTTGAGAATGGAACCATTGTAAATGGAACTGATGATGCTGAGGATGAAGAGAACCTTGAAGCTGAGGAGGAGAACATTGATGATGACACACTA AAAATAGAGGTTCCGATGGAGGAGTGCAATGGAGATGAACACACAGAGGAGGTGGAAGCAGAGgtgggaggagaaacaggagaggaagCAGCAGAAGAGAAGGTGGCAGAGGAGAAGGAGGCAGTCGAAGACACAGAGGAATCCTTAGAGAACACT GCCCCCGTGAAGGAGGAAGAAGCCCAG GAGGAAGCAGAGGATGAAGAGGCTAAG GGAGAAGATGATCAGCCGGTTTCTGAG gaagaagaggatgagtaG
- the LOC118400102 gene encoding adapter SH3BGRL-like isoform X44 produces MVIKVFLASSSGSTAIKKKQQDVLGFLEALKVDYAPLDIACNEDNRMWMRENVPVEKKPTNGIPLPPQIFNEESYCGDYETFFDAKEDNAVYAFLGLPPPPGSKKAPVKEEEAQEEAEDEEAKGEDDQPVSEEEEAPEEEEDE; encoded by the exons ATGGTTATAAAAGTATTTCTAGCTTCTTCATCAGGATCGACAGCG ATCAAAAAGAAGCAACAGGATGTGCTTGGGTTCCTGGAGGCCCTGAAAGTGGACTACGCTCCATTGGACATTGCCTGCAATGAGGACAACCGCATGTGGATGAGGGAAAATGTCCCTGTGGAGAAAAAGCCCACCAACGGGATCCCTCTACCCCCTCAGATATTCAACGAAGAGAGCTACTGTGGG GACTACGAGACATTCTTTGACGCCAAAGAAGACAATGCGGTATATGCCTTCCTGGGTCTGCCACCTCCTCCAGGTTCCAAG AAGGCCCCCGTGAAGGAGGAAGAAGCCCAG GAGGAAGCAGAGGATGAAGAGGCTAAG GGAGAAGATGATCAGCCGGTTTCTGAG GAAGAAGAAGCCCCAGAG gaagaagaggatgagtaG
- the LOC118400102 gene encoding SH3 domain-binding glutamic acid-rich protein-like isoform X8: protein MVIKVFLASSSGSTAIKKKQQDVLGFLEALKVDYAPLDIACNEDNRMWMRENVPVEKKPTNGIPLPPQIFNEESYCGDYETFFDAKEDNAVYAFLGLPPPPGSKEAKEAYLLENGPVENGTIVNGTDDAEDEENLEAEEENIDDDTLKIEVPMEECNGDEHTEEVEAEVGGETGEEAAEEKVAEEKEAVEDTEESLENTKAPVKEEEAQEEAEDEEAKGEDDQPVSEEEEAPEEEEEEEVTEEAEEEEDE from the exons ATGGTTATAAAAGTATTTCTAGCTTCTTCATCAGGATCGACAGCG ATCAAAAAGAAGCAACAGGATGTGCTTGGGTTCCTGGAGGCCCTGAAAGTGGACTACGCTCCATTGGACATTGCCTGCAATGAGGACAACCGCATGTGGATGAGGGAAAATGTCCCTGTGGAGAAAAAGCCCACCAACGGGATCCCTCTACCCCCTCAGATATTCAACGAAGAGAGCTACTGTGGG GACTACGAGACATTCTTTGACGCCAAAGAAGACAATGCGGTATATGCCTTCCTGGGTCTGCCACCTCCTCCAGGTTCCAAG GAAGCGAAAGAGGCATATCTCCTTGAAAATGGGCCTGTTGAGAATGGAACCATTGTAAATGGAACTGATGATGCTGAGGATGAAGAGAACCTTGAAGCTGAGGAGGAGAACATTGATGATGACACACTA AAAATAGAGGTTCCGATGGAGGAGTGCAATGGAGATGAACACACAGAGGAGGTGGAAGCAGAGgtgggaggagaaacaggagaggaagCAGCAGAAGAGAAGGTGGCAGAGGAGAAGGAGGCAGTCGAAGACACAGAGGAATCCTTAGAGAACACT AAGGCCCCCGTGAAGGAGGAAGAAGCCCAG GAGGAAGCAGAGGATGAAGAGGCTAAG GGAGAAGATGATCAGCCGGTTTCTGAG GAAGAAGAAGCCCCAGAG gaggaagaagaagaagaagtgacaGAGGAAGCAGAG gaagaagaggatgagtaG
- the LOC118400102 gene encoding adapter SH3BGRL-like isoform X37: MVIKVFLASSSGSTAIKKKQQDVLGFLEALKVDYAPLDIACNEDNRMWMRENVPVEKKPTNGIPLPPQIFNEESYCGDYETFFDAKEDNAVYAFLGLPPPPGSKEAKEAYLLENGPVENGTIVNGTDDAEDEENLEAEEENIDDDTLKAPVKEEEAQEEAEDEEAKQEEEDE; this comes from the exons ATGGTTATAAAAGTATTTCTAGCTTCTTCATCAGGATCGACAGCG ATCAAAAAGAAGCAACAGGATGTGCTTGGGTTCCTGGAGGCCCTGAAAGTGGACTACGCTCCATTGGACATTGCCTGCAATGAGGACAACCGCATGTGGATGAGGGAAAATGTCCCTGTGGAGAAAAAGCCCACCAACGGGATCCCTCTACCCCCTCAGATATTCAACGAAGAGAGCTACTGTGGG GACTACGAGACATTCTTTGACGCCAAAGAAGACAATGCGGTATATGCCTTCCTGGGTCTGCCACCTCCTCCAGGTTCCAAG GAAGCGAAAGAGGCATATCTCCTTGAAAATGGGCCTGTTGAGAATGGAACCATTGTAAATGGAACTGATGATGCTGAGGATGAAGAGAACCTTGAAGCTGAGGAGGAGAACATTGATGATGACACACTA AAGGCCCCCGTGAAGGAGGAAGAAGCCCAG GAGGAAGCAGAGGATGAAGAGGCTAAG caggaagaagaggatgagtaG